CAGCACCTCGATGGAGGCGATATCCGAAGGGTTCAGGTTCGGATTCGCCTCCATGTACATGCCGTCGACCACGTAGAGCGGCTGTGTGTTGCCGCCCACGAAGTTCACCCCGCGAATCTGCACCCGTCCCGTCGAGCCGGGCATACCGGACGACTGGATGTTGACGCCGGCGATCTTCCCCTTCAGCGCCTCCTCGAGAGTGGCGGTCTGTGCGTTCGCGATTGCGGTCGAATCCACGCTCACCACCGACCCGGAGACGTCACGCTGTCGCTGGGTCGTATAGCCGACCACCACCAGCTCTTCCAGCTCGAGCGCCGAGGGCTGGAGCGCGACGTCGATGATCGAGCGACCGTTGATGTCGATCTCCTGGGTGGCGAAGCCGATCGAGGAGACGATGAGTTGCTGTGCACCTGCGGGAGCGGTGATCTGGTACGCGCCCTGGGCATCGGTAACGGTACCCTGGTCGAAGGCATCCACGCGCACCGTGGCGCCGGCGATGGGTTCCTGCGTTTCCGCGTTTGTCACGCGTCCGCGGATGGTTTCTTGGGCAGTCGCCGATGTCGCAAGGGCGAACAGGGCAATGCCCAGCATCGAGCTGACTCTAGCGGCTTTGCTCATAGGACTCGGAGGAGTGTTCTGGTTCGGGGCCTACGGCCTCGGCAGCACCTGACTGCTGCGTGCCCAGGCAGTCCACTTCGCTTCCAGCTCTCGCACCCGCTCGGGATGTTGCTCGGCGAGGTCGTGCAGCTCGGTCCGGTCGGTGGCGAGGTTGTAGAGCTCCCAGGGTTGGTCGGCGCCCGTGCTGACGAGCTTCCAGTCACCACTGCGGACCGCTCGCGCACCCATGTGCTCCCAGAAGTAGGCATCGTGCCCCTCCCGCTCCTCCCCGCGGAGGATCGGTAGGAGGCTCTTGCCGGCCAGGGGAGTGATCCGACGCCCCTGATAGGTGGCGGGGTAGTCCACTCCCGCCGCATCGAGCACCGTCGCCATGAGGTCGATGACGTGACCCGGCTGGTCCGTGATGCTGCTCGGCGGAACCTGCATCTCCACCGGCCAGCGGATGATGAGCGGCGTGGCGATTCCGCCCTCGTGGGCGCGCGCCTTCCAGAAACGGAACGGAGTGTTGGCAACGTTGGCCCAGCGAGGGCCGATGCCCGCGTGCACCGTCTGCGGACCCGGCAGGACTTGCTTGTCGACGGGGAAGACGACGGGGCGACCATCACGGGTACTGCCCGGTCGGTCGAATCCCGGACCGAACTCGGAGGGTCGCTCGGGGCTCGCGCCGTTGTCGGAGAGGAAGAAGATGAGCGTGTTTTCCAACTCGCCGGTCCGTTCCAACGCGCCGATCAGCCGGCCGATCCCCTGATCCATGCGGTCGACCATGGCAGCGTGCACAGCCATCGCGCGCGCGTCGAACTCCCGGTGCGGGTTCTCTGCCCAGGTGAGCTCGGGGTCGATGCGGGGCGAAAGCGGCGCGGTCTCCGATGAGAGCAGACCCATCTCTACCTGGCGACGGTAACGCGCTTCCCGGATCGCCTCCCAGCCGATGTTATAAGTGTTCTCGTACCTGGCGATGTCTCCGGGGAGGGCGTGTAGCGGCCAATGCGGAGCCGTGTACGCCACGTAGAGGAAAAAGGGTGCGTCGTCCCGAGCGTAGCGCTCGACGTAGGCGACCGCGGAGTCGCTGATAGCGTCGGTGTGGTAATAGCCCTCAGGAACCGAGTCGACCGGCTCGAGCCCGTTGACCAGGCTGAAGGGGTCGAAGTAGTCGACCACACCCCAGATGTTGCCGTAGTAATCCTGGAAGCCGCGGTTGACCGGGTACTGCTCCAGTGGCGAGAAGGGGCCGTAGTCCGCCCGGTGCGCCAACCAGGCGAGTTGCTCCTCCTCGTTCTGCCGCCGCAGAGTGTTGGAGACGTGCCATTTTCCCACCATCCCCGTGCGATAGCCGGCGTCGCGCAGCACCTCCGCGATCGTGACGGTGTTTTCGGTGAGATGACCCCGGTAGCCGGGCAGACCGCGGTCGAAGGTCCCGGCACCGATTCCCGCCTGATGGGGATAGAGGCCGGTGAGCAGCGAGGCGCGTGTGGGATAGCAGCGAGCTGTGTTGTAGAACTGGGTGAAGCGCAGGCCTTCGGCCGCCAGGCGATCCAGGTTAGGGGTGCGGATCTCTCCGCCGTAGCTGCCGATGTCGGAGAACCCAAGATCGTCCGCCAGGATGATCACCACGTTCGGCCTCTGACCGGCGGCTTCCCGCGATCGATCAGCCGTGCCTGGCGGCTTTGCCGCGCCGGCGCAGGCCGACAGCAGAATCGCTGCGGCACAGCCGGCGAGCGCCGTGGCAAACCGGAGTCGGCGGGGGAAAGATTTTTCCCAAAGGATGCGGGCCATCGCTCATCGACCAGGGTTGGAGGAGTCTTTTGCTGGGAAGCGGCCGTGGCCGGGCCTCCGCACCACGGTTGGAGGTGCGGCGGGAGGCCCGACTACAGGATCATCTGCCGGTTACGGGTTCGTATAGAGGAGCATGCAGCTCCTTCAGCACCGCCGGATCGAGTTTGACCACCTCACGGTCGTACGTGAGCAGACCGTTCACCTCCCCTTCCACGTCGGTGGTCTGCGTGTAGACGGCCGCCCGGATGGCGTGGGTTCTCCGTCCCTCCTTGATCTGGTCGAACCTTGCGCGGTACTGGCGGAGGAGCTCGTCTGCGTCTTGGTAGGTCTGGTATCCCCAGTTTCGATCGCTCTGCCAGAGGTGTCCCTCGACGGGATAGCCGAGGCCGCCGAACTCATCCATCACCGCCACCCGCTTCTTGTCGAGGTCAGGCAGGAGGTTACGTCGGCCATCGCGCGTCCGATCCCAGATGTCGATGTCGTAGCTGTGCTGGGCGACGAAGTGGCCCGCGGGGACGTCTTTCCACCCGCTCGCGGCGTTCACCAGCCGTGACGGATCGCGCTCCGCGACGGCCGCGGCAATGCGTCGGGTGTCGTACTGCCCCCATCCTTCGTTGAACACCACCCAGGTGACGATCGAAGGGAAGTGGTGCAGGCCGTCCATCATCCGCTGCAGCTCCCACTCGAACTGGGCGGCTGACTCGGCGCGCCGCAGCATCTCCCCCTCGTCCTCCTCCATGACGTGCTGCTCGCTGCTGCGCTCCTTGAAGCGCTCGTTGCCCATCATCATCCCGCTGGGCATGTCCTGCCAGACGAGGATGCCCAGGCGGTCGGTCCAGTAGTAGTAGCGAGCCGGCTCGACCTTGATGTGCTTCCGCAACATGTTGAAGCCCGCCTCCTTCAGGAACTCGAGGTCGTAGCGCATCGCCTCGTCGCTGGGCGGGGTCAGCACGCCGTCCGGCCAGTAGCCCTGGTCGAGTGTGCCGTACTGGAAGAGCGGCTGGTTGTTGAGCATCAGCTGCGGATAGCCGTCGGGGCCGGGGGCGACCGAGATCTTCCGCATGCCGAAGTAGCTGTCGACCCGATCGATGGGCGTGGCATCCGCGGGAATGGAGAAGAGCGCCTGCTCGGCGTCCCCCCGCCGAACGATACGGCGCGGCCCGGTCTCCACCTGGGGGAGCTCCACCGGATCAGGAATGCGGAAGAGCTCCACGCGCAGGTCGTAGAGGAAGGGGCTATCCGGCGACCATAGCTTCGCATCCGGAATGGTGAGGGTATGCACTCGGTCGATGCGGTTGACCGACTGCGCCACCTCGCGATCTCCGTCGAGGGCGGTGACGCGCACGGCGAACTCGTCCGAGTTCATCGCCTCGTGTCCCAGCACGGCTACCGCCAGCACGCCGCGGTCGACATCGGGAGTGACCTTCAGCTCACCGATCGACGCCTCGCGCGGCACCGGCTCCAACCAGACGGTCTGCCAGATCCCGGTGGTCGGCGTGTACCAGATCCCCTGGGGCTGTAACCGCTGCTTGCCCCGGGGCTGGTCACCGGTGCTGGTGGGATCCCACACTGAAAGGGTAATCTCCTGCGGCTGTCCCGGGCGGACGTAGTCAGTGATGTCGATGGTGAACGGATCATAGCCGCCGCGGTGGATGCCGGCCGGAGCGTCGTTCACCCACACCGTGGTCTCCCAATCGACCGCGCCGAAATGAAGGAGGACCCTCTGGCCCTCCCAGCCGGCGGGAAGCTCGAAGGAGCGGCGGTACCAGAGGCGCTGATCCGGCAGCACCGGTTTTCCCACGCCGGAGAGCGCGGATTCGACCGTGAACGGCACCAGGATGGAGCCGTCGAACCGTGCGGGTTCGGACGCCGACTTCTCCGTGATCGCGTACTCCCAGAGGCCATTCAGGCTCATCCACTCTTCCCGTACCATCTGAGGGCGCGGGTATTCGGGCCACACGTTGTCGGGGGTCACGGCGCGGCCCCACCGGGTCATGAGCGGCGCTTCCGCGGGAGTCCATTGCGATGCCCCCGCCCCGCCCGTCACCTGAGCCCGGGTCGCAGCCGGTATCGAGCTCGCGAGCAGGACGGCGAGGAGTGTCTGCTTACGAAGTGAGATCATCGATCGGTTCTCGGAGGAGGAGGTTCGGTTCACGGATCAGGACTCACGCTCGGGATCGAACGGCCTCACGGGGCCGCCGAGCGAGGCGGCCCGGCGTTGTGCGCGAGTGATTGCCACCAGGAAAGCGTCTGTGCCGTCAGCCGCTCGACAACCTCCGGGTGGGCGGTTGCAAGGTCGGTTTGCTCGTAGGGGTCGCTCGAGAGGTCGTAGAGCTCCGCGCCGCTACCGTCCTGCTCGACCAGCAGCTTCCATCGCCCCTCCCGGACGGCCAGAGTGGGAGTAACGAATTCCGGGTTGCCGGGCTTGAGGTCGTTGGGGTAGTACCAGTAGATCGGCGAGGTCCGGTCGACCGTTTCGCCGAGCAGGGCTCGGCTCATGTCCTCGCCGTCGAGCTTCACTTCTTGCGGCAGGGAAGCGCCGGCAATCCGTGCGAGCGAGGGGAAGAGATCCATCGCCGCGATCACGGTGGTTTCATCCGCCCGCCCCGCGGGCACCCGGCCAGGCCAGCGGACGATCAGAGGCTCCCGGATACCCCCTTCGTAGAGGCTCCACTTCCTCCCCTTCAGGCCGGCGGTGCTGCCCGGCGGCTCCACTCCCGCGCGGTAGTAGCGCGGCCAGTCGGTCGGGCCGTTGTCGCCCGTGAGCAGGATGAGGGTCTCCTCTGCGAGCCCCAGCGAATCGATCGCGGCGAACAGACGGCCAAGCTGGCGGTCCATCTCGTCCAGCACGGCGAAGAAGGCCTGCTCGTACTCGTTGCGAGCGATGCCCGCGTACTTTTCAGCCAGCGCGGGATCGGGCAGGTGCTCGTCGTGGACGTCGTTCGGCCAGAGGTTGATGTAGAAGGGCTGGTCGCGGTGCCGGCCCATGAAGTCGATGGCGCGATCCACGTAGTGGCGCGTCATCTCGTGTTTTTCCGTCCAGCGGATCTCCCCCCGGCCCAGGTCGGCGCTCTGCTGGTTGAGGCCGTTGGGAGCGTTGTCCGGCCAGAGATAGCGGTCACCCAGCCCCTCGAAGGAGGTGAGGGACTCGTCAAACCCGTATTCGGTGATCAGGGGCGCATCTCCGACGTCACGGCCACCCCCCATGTGCCACTTGCCGAAGTGGCCGGTGGCGTAGCCGGCGCTCTGCAGGGTGCGAGCGAGAGTGGGCGCGGAGAGGTCGAGCCAGTCGGCCATTCCGCGCGCGCGATTGCGCTCGCGGGAGTTCAGGAACGAATGGATCCCCCAACGGGAGGGATAGGTGCCCGTGGTGATGGCCACGCGCGATGGGGAGCAGATGGGGGAGTTGACGTAGAAGCGCGAAAAGAGCGTTCCCTCGCGCGCGAGTCGATCGATGTTCGGCGTGGGGACCTGCGTGTTACCGGTTACGCCGAAATCGCCATAGCCGAGATCGTCTATGAAGATGAGGACGATGTTCGGCGGACGCTCACGGGCGGGAGCCTCTTCGGGAGCGCCTCCGCAAGCGCCCACCAGCAAGAGTAGCAGCACCGTGACCACCGCCCCCCATGGCCCCCACGGTGGCGGTCTCACTCGCCAGCGCCCGCCGCGCGCCGGCCGTCGTCGCTGCCCACCCCGCAACCGCACCTCTCCGCCCGAACTCACGCGCCCCACCCTCACTCCGCCTCCCCCGACGGACGTGGGATCGGCTGCCCGATC
This genomic interval from Longimicrobiaceae bacterium contains the following:
- a CDS encoding arylsulfatase, with product MARILWEKSFPRRLRFATALAGCAAAILLSACAGAAKPPGTADRSREAAGQRPNVVIILADDLGFSDIGSYGGEIRTPNLDRLAAEGLRFTQFYNTARCYPTRASLLTGLYPHQAGIGAGTFDRGLPGYRGHLTENTVTIAEVLRDAGYRTGMVGKWHVSNTLRRQNEEEQLAWLAHRADYGPFSPLEQYPVNRGFQDYYGNIWGVVDYFDPFSLVNGLEPVDSVPEGYYHTDAISDSAVAYVERYARDDAPFFLYVAYTAPHWPLHALPGDIARYENTYNIGWEAIREARYRRQVEMGLLSSETAPLSPRIDPELTWAENPHREFDARAMAVHAAMVDRMDQGIGRLIGALERTGELENTLIFFLSDNGASPERPSEFGPGFDRPGSTRDGRPVVFPVDKQVLPGPQTVHAGIGPRWANVANTPFRFWKARAHEGGIATPLIIRWPVEMQVPPSSITDQPGHVIDLMATVLDAAGVDYPATYQGRRITPLAGKSLLPILRGEEREGHDAYFWEHMGARAVRSGDWKLVSTGADQPWELYNLATDRTELHDLAEQHPERVRELEAKWTAWARSSQVLPRP
- a CDS encoding glycoside hydrolase family 2 TIM barrel-domain containing protein, translated to MISLRKQTLLAVLLASSIPAATRAQVTGGAGASQWTPAEAPLMTRWGRAVTPDNVWPEYPRPQMVREEWMSLNGLWEYAITEKSASEPARFDGSILVPFTVESALSGVGKPVLPDQRLWYRRSFELPAGWEGQRVLLHFGAVDWETTVWVNDAPAGIHRGGYDPFTIDITDYVRPGQPQEITLSVWDPTSTGDQPRGKQRLQPQGIWYTPTTGIWQTVWLEPVPREASIGELKVTPDVDRGVLAVAVLGHEAMNSDEFAVRVTALDGDREVAQSVNRIDRVHTLTIPDAKLWSPDSPFLYDLRVELFRIPDPVELPQVETGPRRIVRRGDAEQALFSIPADATPIDRVDSYFGMRKISVAPGPDGYPQLMLNNQPLFQYGTLDQGYWPDGVLTPPSDEAMRYDLEFLKEAGFNMLRKHIKVEPARYYYWTDRLGILVWQDMPSGMMMGNERFKERSSEQHVMEEDEGEMLRRAESAAQFEWELQRMMDGLHHFPSIVTWVVFNEGWGQYDTRRIAAAVAERDPSRLVNAASGWKDVPAGHFVAQHSYDIDIWDRTRDGRRNLLPDLDKKRVAVMDEFGGLGYPVEGHLWQSDRNWGYQTYQDADELLRQYRARFDQIKEGRRTHAIRAAVYTQTTDVEGEVNGLLTYDREVVKLDPAVLKELHAPLYEPVTGR
- a CDS encoding sulfatase-like hydrolase/transferase, whose amino-acid sequence is MRPPPWGPWGAVVTVLLLLLVGACGGAPEEAPARERPPNIVLIFIDDLGYGDFGVTGNTQVPTPNIDRLAREGTLFSRFYVNSPICSPSRVAITTGTYPSRWGIHSFLNSRERNRARGMADWLDLSAPTLARTLQSAGYATGHFGKWHMGGGRDVGDAPLITEYGFDESLTSFEGLGDRYLWPDNAPNGLNQQSADLGRGEIRWTEKHEMTRHYVDRAIDFMGRHRDQPFYINLWPNDVHDEHLPDPALAEKYAGIARNEYEQAFFAVLDEMDRQLGRLFAAIDSLGLAEETLILLTGDNGPTDWPRYYRAGVEPPGSTAGLKGRKWSLYEGGIREPLIVRWPGRVPAGRADETTVIAAMDLFPSLARIAGASLPQEVKLDGEDMSRALLGETVDRTSPIYWYYPNDLKPGNPEFVTPTLAVREGRWKLLVEQDGSGAELYDLSSDPYEQTDLATAHPEVVERLTAQTLSWWQSLAHNAGPPRSAAP